A single window of Chitinophaga sp. XS-30 DNA harbors:
- a CDS encoding DinB family protein has protein sequence MEAKTASRRTEGLLALFDMHTTFFSRAIDGISEEDAYNRLNTKANHIAWLTGALVEQRYSMIQETHPELKQTGGELFKDNKGIQEGAKYPTLAEYQQDWDKVSPLAREALINASDAQLDSEIDMGFMKMSLYELMSFTIYREASIIGQLALWRRLLGYPALKYD, from the coding sequence ATGGAAGCAAAAACAGCAAGCCGCAGAACAGAGGGGTTACTGGCATTATTTGATATGCACACCACCTTCTTTTCCCGGGCCATAGACGGCATCTCCGAAGAAGATGCCTACAACCGGCTGAACACAAAGGCTAATCACATCGCCTGGCTCACGGGGGCGTTGGTGGAACAGCGGTATTCGATGATACAGGAAACGCATCCGGAACTGAAACAGACCGGCGGGGAACTGTTCAAGGACAACAAGGGCATCCAGGAAGGCGCAAAATATCCCACATTGGCCGAGTATCAGCAGGACTGGGACAAGGTAAGCCCCCTGGCCCGGGAGGCCCTCATAAACGCCTCTGATGCGCAACTGGACAGCGAGATCGATATGGGTTTCATGAAAATGAGCCTCTACGAGTTGATGTCATTCACGATCTACCGGGAGGCCAGCATAATAGGGCAACTGGCATTATGGCGCAGGCTGCTGGGGTATCCGGCTTTGAAGTATGATTAA
- a CDS encoding TonB-dependent receptor: protein MHFGKQRRYLMWRIHQKALACMALLFLGNGAAWATPMPHAHDVVSAADHRVTGRVTGANGEGLPGVSVAVKGTRTGTQTDVNGNYTINVPDEAAVLVFSYIGFLSQEIKPGRQSTLNVQLAPDTKSLDAVVVVGYGTQKKVNLTGAVDQVGPEAFQNRPVPNMAQGLVGMVPNLNLTMLDGKPTQSPSFNIRGTTSIGQGGSALVLIDGVEGDPRVLNPNDIESISVLKDAASASIYGARAAFGVVLITTKTAKAGKTNISYSANYAIKSPTEVPDNITESYPWAKSFSDAWSNWNDNGNTPTAINKTISFSPAYLAEIKRRWEDPSLPRVEVDPNSGAYEYYYSTDWYKELYKKNFGAHDHNLSVSGGSEKATFYLSGRYNGQDGLFRYNSDNYNMYNLRAKGSMQVTPWLLVENNTEYSVQKYHQPLNVGEGSGIYRNIADEGHPLAPLLNPDGTLSFSAAYTVGDYYIGRNAIDNTQRFLRNRINAKASLLEDKLTVRADVTFQSNDIASQQNRVQVPYSRAEGVIGHTGTNTNDLQERRRTTNYLATNFYADYVKSFSGGHNFTFLAGFNYEQSAYTNLTVQRNGIVYADADDINLALGQSIATTGGNQKWGIAGGFYRLNYNFRERYLLEVNGRYDGSSKFPTDQQWAFFPSVSAGWRVSEEPFWNVSPKVLSNVKLRASYGSLGNGNIGPYSFNEKFDIRQSGRIINGIRPQFTDQPDVVPNGLTWETSTTANLGLDFSSLNNRLTFMGDVYRRWTKDMFTKGPTVPEVFGTAVPKGNYADLETTGWELSVNWSDQFAMASKPFRYGVRFTLADSWAIITKYNNPDKDLNDHYEGKRVGEIWGYQVEGLFRSADEITRSPSQANIPNTSSRKNYPGDLKFKNLDGDNVIYQGLNRVGDSGDKTIIGNSSARYTYGLNLSGDWNGIFLSAFFQGVMKQDWYPSAEARFWGQYNRPYNAYPSWHEDNMFREELGNFDAYLPRLVGYVAQGSGRALQVANDRFLQNAAYIRLRNLQIGYTLPQRLVSKIRARDLKVYVSGENLWTWSPIYKWTRDTDVTSIYGSDRDLSGGTSGDGYNYPMLKAVSIGLTLNF, encoded by the coding sequence ATGCATTTCGGAAAACAAAGGCGTTATCTCATGTGGCGCATTCATCAAAAAGCATTGGCCTGCATGGCGTTGCTCTTCTTAGGAAACGGAGCAGCCTGGGCTACACCGATGCCGCATGCGCATGATGTGGTCTCAGCAGCCGACCACCGGGTTACGGGTAGAGTGACCGGCGCCAACGGGGAGGGTTTGCCCGGTGTAAGCGTCGCGGTCAAAGGCACCCGGACCGGCACACAAACAGATGTCAACGGCAATTACACCATTAACGTGCCCGATGAAGCTGCCGTACTGGTGTTTTCGTATATCGGTTTCCTCAGCCAGGAGATCAAACCCGGCCGGCAAAGCACGCTCAACGTACAGCTGGCGCCGGATACCAAATCGCTGGACGCGGTAGTGGTAGTGGGTTACGGTACGCAGAAGAAAGTAAACCTTACCGGGGCGGTAGACCAGGTAGGACCGGAAGCATTTCAGAACCGGCCCGTGCCCAACATGGCGCAAGGCCTTGTGGGGATGGTGCCTAACCTGAACCTGACGATGCTGGATGGAAAGCCAACACAGTCACCCTCGTTCAACATCCGGGGTACCACATCGATCGGGCAGGGTGGTAGTGCATTGGTGCTGATAGATGGTGTGGAAGGCGATCCCCGCGTTCTCAACCCTAACGACATCGAGAGCATCTCTGTTTTGAAAGATGCCGCATCGGCATCGATCTACGGCGCCCGCGCAGCGTTCGGCGTAGTGCTCATCACTACGAAAACGGCGAAAGCGGGGAAAACGAATATTTCCTACTCGGCCAACTATGCGATTAAATCGCCTACCGAAGTGCCGGACAACATTACGGAATCGTACCCATGGGCCAAAAGTTTCAGCGATGCCTGGTCCAACTGGAACGACAACGGCAATACGCCTACGGCCATCAACAAGACCATCAGTTTCTCTCCCGCATACCTTGCGGAGATCAAAAGAAGATGGGAAGACCCTTCCCTGCCGAGAGTGGAAGTGGACCCCAATTCAGGGGCATACGAATACTACTACAGCACCGACTGGTATAAGGAACTGTACAAGAAGAATTTCGGCGCGCATGACCATAACCTGTCTGTTTCCGGCGGCAGCGAAAAAGCTACCTTTTACCTGAGCGGCAGGTACAACGGCCAGGACGGTTTATTCCGGTATAACAGCGACAACTACAACATGTATAATTTGCGGGCGAAAGGGAGCATGCAGGTTACGCCCTGGCTGCTGGTCGAGAACAACACCGAGTATTCCGTACAAAAGTATCACCAGCCGCTGAACGTAGGCGAAGGAAGCGGGATATACCGGAACATTGCGGATGAAGGCCATCCGCTGGCGCCGTTGTTGAACCCTGACGGTACGCTGTCATTTTCAGCGGCCTATACGGTGGGTGATTACTACATTGGCCGGAACGCTATCGACAACACGCAACGTTTTCTCAGAAACAGGATCAACGCGAAGGCGAGCCTGCTCGAGGATAAGCTGACCGTTCGTGCAGACGTGACCTTTCAGAGCAACGATATCGCCTCGCAGCAGAACCGCGTGCAGGTGCCCTACAGCCGGGCAGAAGGCGTGATCGGCCATACCGGCACCAATACAAACGATCTGCAGGAGAGAAGAAGGACCACCAATTACCTCGCCACCAACTTTTATGCGGACTACGTAAAGTCTTTCAGCGGTGGTCATAACTTTACCTTCCTGGCGGGTTTCAACTACGAGCAATCAGCTTACACCAACCTGACGGTGCAGCGGAACGGTATTGTTTATGCTGATGCGGACGATATTAACCTGGCCCTCGGCCAGAGCATCGCCACTACCGGTGGCAACCAGAAATGGGGGATCGCAGGCGGCTTCTACCGCCTCAACTACAACTTTCGCGAACGTTACCTGCTGGAAGTGAACGGGCGTTACGACGGCTCATCGAAGTTCCCTACAGACCAGCAGTGGGCTTTCTTCCCTTCGGTATCCGCCGGATGGAGAGTGTCTGAAGAGCCGTTCTGGAACGTGAGCCCCAAAGTATTGTCGAATGTCAAATTACGGGCTTCCTATGGTTCACTGGGCAATGGTAACATCGGCCCCTATTCCTTTAACGAAAAGTTCGACATCAGGCAGTCCGGCCGCATTATCAACGGCATCCGTCCGCAGTTCACCGACCAGCCTGACGTGGTGCCCAACGGGCTTACCTGGGAAACTTCCACTACGGCCAACCTGGGCCTCGACTTCTCCAGCCTGAACAACCGCCTGACGTTTATGGGCGATGTGTACCGCCGCTGGACGAAAGACATGTTCACAAAAGGCCCCACTGTGCCGGAAGTATTTGGTACAGCCGTACCGAAGGGGAACTATGCCGACCTTGAAACCACCGGCTGGGAACTATCTGTAAACTGGTCCGACCAATTCGCGATGGCATCGAAACCCTTCAGGTATGGCGTACGGTTTACTTTAGCCGATTCCTGGGCGATCATCACCAAATATAACAACCCCGACAAAGACCTGAACGACCACTATGAAGGCAAACGCGTGGGAGAGATCTGGGGTTACCAGGTAGAAGGGCTGTTCAGATCGGCCGATGAAATTACCAGATCACCCTCACAGGCCAATATTCCCAATACCAGCTCCCGCAAAAATTACCCGGGTGATCTCAAGTTCAAAAACCTCGATGGGGACAATGTGATCTACCAGGGCCTGAACCGTGTAGGCGACTCCGGCGATAAAACCATTATCGGCAATTCCTCAGCACGGTACACATATGGGCTGAATCTTTCCGGCGACTGGAACGGCATCTTCCTTTCCGCTTTCTTCCAGGGAGTGATGAAACAGGATTGGTATCCCTCGGCGGAAGCACGTTTCTGGGGACAGTATAACCGTCCGTATAACGCCTATCCGAGCTGGCATGAAGACAATATGTTCCGCGAAGAGCTGGGCAATTTTGATGCCTACCTGCCCCGTCTTGTGGGTTATGTAGCCCAGGGCTCCGGTCGTGCATTACAGGTGGCGAATGACCGTTTCCTGCAAAATGCTGCCTACATCAGGCTGAGAAACCTGCAGATCGGGTACACGCTCCCGCAGCGCCTCGTGTCCAAAATACGCGCCCGCGACCTGAAAGTATATGTATCCGGAGAAAACCTCTGGACCTGGTCGCCCATCTACAAGTGGACACGCGACACGGACGTGACCAGCATTTACGGCTCTGACCGGGATCTGAGCGGTGGCACCAGCGGAGATGGTTATAACTATCCCATGCTGAAAGCGGTATCTATAGGTTTGACCCTTAATTTTTAA